In Desulfosudis oleivorans Hxd3, the DNA window CAAGTGGGTGGGCAGAAACGAGCAGCACGCCGGTGTGCTGACCCGCACCATGCTGGTGGGCCAGGCGGTGTCGGAATCCACGGGCATCTATGCCCTGGTGGTGGCGTTTGTGATGATTTTTGTGGTGTAAGACAGTTTCCGCGCCCCGGGCCGCCATCGGCAGACGGCGGGGCAGGGTCGCGGCAGTGGAAGGAGACGGCGAACCGCCATGGATGAACTCGGATACATACATCAGCTGATCGTGCCCTTTTTCGGTCATGAATTGACGTTCAACATCAAGGTCATTGCCATGGTCTGGATCGTGATGGCCATTCTGATCGTTTTCGCCCTGTTTACCACCCGCAACCGGGGCCTGGTACCGGGCAGAATGCAGATCGTCGGCGAATTGCTGGTGACCCAGCTTTATGCCCTGACCGAGGATGCCCTGGACGAGAAGCTGGGCAGAAAACTGGCGCCCATGATCTGCGCCCTGTTCATGTTCCTGGTGATGAGCAACTACATGGGGGTGATCCCCTTTATGGAAGAGCCCACCAAGGACCTGAATGTGCCGCTGAGCCTGGGCATCATGGGGTTTGTGATCGCCCACTTTTTCGGCATAAAACAAAAGGGGCTTCGGGCATATGTCAAAGGATACATGGAACCCTTTTTTATTCTGCTGCCGTTGAATCTCATCGGCGAGCTGGCCAAGGTCATCTCCATCTCCTTTCGTCTGTTCGGCAATATCATGGGCGGATCGATCATTATCCTGGTGGTGAGCCACCTGGTGTACAGCCTGATTCTTCCCCCGTTTCTCTGTTTCTTTTTCGGGCTGTTCGTGGGCACCATTCAGGCCTTTGTATTTACCATGCTGACCATTGTGTATGTGTCGGTACAGATTAAATAACTCATCAAAGTCCGGTTTTGAACCGGCAACAGGAGGAAGACAAATGGCAATCGAAGGTACAGACATCATTCAGGCGGCGGCGTTTCTGGGTGCGGGGCTGGCCATGGGCCTGGGCGCCATCGGACCGGGCGTGGGTGAAGGCATGGCCGCGGCCAAGGCGTGTGAAGCCATCGGCAAAAACCCGGCCGAGGCCGGCCTGCTGACCCGGACCATGCTGGTGGGCCAGGCGGTTTCCGAATCAACGGGTATCTACTCGCTGGTGGTGGCCCTGCTGCTGCTGTTTGTCGTGTAGTCAGGCCGTTTTTTTGAACACCGGCGCGGTTTGAAGGCGGGCCGTTTTATGCCGCCGTGGCAGAAAACCGTTATGCCACGGTGTTGAATAAAAGCGGCGGCAACAGCGGAATCTAAAAACACGAAATTTTTCGTGCAAGTGGGAACAACATGGAACTCATCTATATACCCGGCATGATCACCATTAACGAAACCATGGTGGTGGTTCTGGTTTCGTTTCTGATCCTGGTGTTTGTGCTCAACCGGATCATGTTCCGTCCCCTGCTGGATACCATGCAGCAGCGGGATGACCGGATGGACCAGCTGGACAGGGAGATTGACGCCAGCCGGCAGGAGGCCGAGGCGTTGAACCGGGACCTGCGTGAGCGCGAGGATGCGGCCCGAAAGGACGGCTTTGACCGGAAAAAAGAGCTGGAGTCCCTGGCCGGCGGACAGGCGGCCGAGATGATGGAGGCCTCCCGCCAGGAAATCTCCCGAATGAAGGAGAAGGTCGAGCAGGAGGTGGCGCTTCAACTGGAGGAGGCGCAGAAGCGTGTTCAAAAAGAGGCGGAAGATCTGGCGGCCGGGATCATGGAGCATATCCTGGACAGGAGCGTGACGGCATCGTGAGAAAAAATAACGGCATAAAATGGTGGGGATGGGTGACGCTGTCCGTTCTGGTGATGGTTGCCGGTGACGGCACATTGGCGTTTGCCCAGGAGACGGGCGGCTCGGCCGGGTGGCGGCCTGTATATGACAACGTGATGCTGGTGATCAACTTTCTGATCCTGGTGTTTCTGCTTGCCAAACTGCTGAAAAACCCTTTGAAAAATTTTCTCAAGACCCGGCATGACGAGGTGGCAAAGGAACTGGAGCGGCTGGAGACCGAAAGAGAGCGGGCCGCCAACGACGTGGCGGACACGAAAAAACAGGTTGCCGCGGAAGGCACCCATATCCTTGAGATCAGGGAGCGCATCATCGCCGAGGGGGAACGGACCAAGCTGGCCATCATTGAAAACGCGAAAAAGGAGAGCGAGTTTTTGATCGAGGCGGCCCGGCGCCGGATTCAGGGTCGGTT includes these proteins:
- the atpB gene encoding F0F1 ATP synthase subunit A, whose product is MDELGYIHQLIVPFFGHELTFNIKVIAMVWIVMAILIVFALFTTRNRGLVPGRMQIVGELLVTQLYALTEDALDEKLGRKLAPMICALFMFLVMSNYMGVIPFMEEPTKDLNVPLSLGIMGFVIAHFFGIKQKGLRAYVKGYMEPFFILLPLNLIGELAKVISISFRLFGNIMGGSIIILVVSHLVYSLILPPFLCFFFGLFVGTIQAFVFTMLTIVYVSVQIK
- the atpE gene encoding ATP synthase F0 subunit C, which gives rise to MAIEGTDIIQAAAFLGAGLAMGLGAIGPGVGEGMAAAKACEAIGKNPAEAGLLTRTMLVGQAVSESTGIYSLVVALLLLFVV
- a CDS encoding F0F1 ATP synthase subunit B family protein yields the protein MELIYIPGMITINETMVVVLVSFLILVFVLNRIMFRPLLDTMQQRDDRMDQLDREIDASRQEAEALNRDLREREDAARKDGFDRKKELESLAGGQAAEMMEASRQEISRMKEKVEQEVALQLEEAQKRVQKEAEDLAAGIMEHILDRSVTAS
- a CDS encoding F0F1 ATP synthase subunit B family protein codes for the protein MRKNNGIKWWGWVTLSVLVMVAGDGTLAFAQETGGSAGWRPVYDNVMLVINFLILVFLLAKLLKNPLKNFLKTRHDEVAKELERLETERERAANDVADTKKQVAAEGTHILEIRERIIAEGERTKLAIIENAKKESEFLIEAARRRIQGRFQEARQAFRSELIESAMSIVSRRLPQEIGPQDQARQVDLFFTSLDQAQSKFSSARSASR